The Flammeovirga pectinis genomic interval AGGAATAAAAATACTATTGTCGGCAGTATTTACGAAAGCATCCATATTGTAATTTCTAAATGCTCTTACATATCTACTAATACCTTTACCATACACAGCCTGAAAGTAAAGGATGTTATCTTTATTTTGAACATATTGTTTACCGCTAAACATAATACCATATCCGGGCGTATTACTTACATTATTAGTGTTGATATCTGTGTAGGAAATAACTCTAAATAAACCAGATATTTGATAATGTCCTTTATCAAAAGTGACTTTATATCTAGAGGCAATATCAGGAAATTTTTGTCTTTGATCTACAGCAACAGAATCTGTAAAAGTAACCGTTGGAGTTTCTAGAGCTACACCAAATTCATTTTCAGAATTACCTACTTTCTTCTCGTACCTAATCATACCCTGGCGGATTAGAACAGAACTGTTAGGGCCTTCTCTATCTACGGTTAAGGGAATGGCTTCTAGGTTAGAAAAAGTTGTCCATGTTTGCCCTACAGTAAGGTATGCATATTCTGCATAGGCTTGTCTTAAGCGGAAGTACATTTTATTGGTTGCACCACCAGCAAAATCACCTTCCACATATATTTTTAAGTATCCGTTTTTAGCTTTTATGTTAGACGAAAAACCTAATCTAGATTGCCTTGCGCCCATGTAGAAACCTTTATCTTGTGTATTTCTATTTTCGCCAACAGGAATTTCTACAGGTACAAATCTATCTACATCAGATAGTCCATTAAAGTCATAAATAGTAGCTAATTTTATATAGCCACGAATACCAATTGTACTTTTTGCTCTTTCAAGATCTTGAGGGTGCTTATTCGTTACAATTCGAGCAGTATCAATTTTTACTTTAGGTGTTACGTTCACAGTATCTACATGGTGATATTCCATTTTTACTGTATCTGACCGGCTATATATTGGCTCAAGATCTGTAGTTAAAACCTCTTCTTCAGACCCAACTTTTAAAACATATTCTGCACTATCAGCCAAGTTTAAACCACCCCAAAAAGGGAATGCCCCATCTCTACTTACCCAAATACCGTGGTATCCTTTTTTTAGACGAAGTGTAATTTCTTCATAGGGTTGAAGGGAATAAGGGATTTGATCCATTTCGATATTTACATCTTCACTATTTAAGTTTTCTAAGTGTAGCGTAGTACCACCTCTTGACAACGTTCCAGCAGCAGTTGTATCTTTTAAAATAACCCTTTGTAGAGAATCATATAATGTGAGGTACTGACCGTACACAAAACCTCTTTTACCAGAGTTATAATCCCAGACTCTAACATATTCATCGTTTCCACCAATAGGCAGAGCTAAGAGTGAATGCCCTTTTTCTAATGTCATGATTACATGACTATCATTCACATAAGTATCACGCATAAAAACATCGTGATTTACTTCAGCACGAATCCATTGAGCGTGAACATTATTAAATAATGAAAGAATACAGAAGAAGAGTAAGAGTATAAGTTTTGAAGGTATTCTCATTGATAACGAGGACATTCAGATGATTTTATAGAAAAATTGAAGATTATGAGTATTAAAAATACATCTTTTTATTTTTAAATAGAAAATATCCTTGTTGTTTCAGTGTGCTATAGGGTGTATATTCGTGAAAATTATTTTTAGGCTTCATAGTACAACGGATTAGTACGTAGGTTTCCGGAGCCTGAGATTTGGGTTCGATTCCCAGTGAGGCCACTGAGATTAAATCATTATGTTTAGAAAAAGTGCAAACTGCGTAAACGGTATAGTTAAGGCGGTTTGCACTTTTTTGTTAATACGCAAAATAGGTAGTTTTTACCCTTTTTTAGCATAGTTTTGTCGCAAATCTGTCGCAATTTTTTTCCTCATTTTTAATTTTTCAACTCCCATGATTTTATGATCCTACGTTCCTACAATCCTACATCTTTCTTATTTTTTATACATATATCTATTTAAAGTATAATAAGGAAGGTTATAATAAAGAGTTGTAGAAAAATGATGTAGGATAGTGTAGGAAATGACTTATTGATTGGAATAGGAGAGTATAAGTTATAAACCGACTTCTGAATTAAATGATTAGTCACCTATTCCAATCAATTATTCAATTATGAAAGGAGAGTTATCATCTATGTAAGCAGTCGGCCAACCCGCACACATGCCTATACCAACTTATTTAGTAGGTAGTAATTCCTTAAGTTTATTGATTGGATACTCATCAATAATTTCTAATGTATTTTTTAGCTACTTATATGGTTCTACATCATTCATTTTTGCTGTAGCGAAAAAGGAATAAAACATTGCGATCTGTGAAGCTCCTTGTTCATTGCCTGCAAACATATAGTTCTTTCGACCAATTGCAAGCGGACGTATTTTATTTTCGATTGGGTTATTATCAATGAGAAGCTCACCGTTCTTAAGATATTCACGTAATCCTTTTTCGTGATGAAGAAAGTAAGTAATAGCTACACCAATATCGGTTTTAGGTAATACTCTTTGTTCCTTTGCCCATTCGAAGAGCTTATTAATAATTGGGATAGCATATTTTTCTCTCTCCAATTGAATCTCTTCTGTTTTTGTATCAGGTTGAAACGTTTTCTCTAATTTATAGAGTTAGTTTGGCGATAAGATTAACTACTTCGGAAGCTGGTTTATAGCCTCCTTTATAGGCTTTAAAAAAGTAGCGACGTGCGTGTGCCCAACAATTTAAATGTGTAATTGTTGTAGTGTTTTCAAAATAATCATATCCTTTATAACTATCAGTTTGGGCATAACCTTTAAAATCTCCAAGGTGTTCTTTCAGATATTTCCGATCTCTTCCATTGGCATAATGAATGGAAAGAATTTTTTCTTTTGGATCCAGATAATACCACATATAACCTTGATGCGCCTTCCCTTTTTTACCTGTTCCCATTACTTTAATGGTAGATTCATCTATTTGCAGATAGTTACTCTGCATTATTTTTTGTGATAATATCTCGAATAAAGGTGTTAGTTTATCTGCTACTTTCTTTTGCAAATCAATCAGAGTCGCATTTTTCAGATAAACATCCTGTCTTTCAAATTGCTTGATAAAACGGTGAATAGGAATGTGATCTACAAACTTACTGATTACCATTTGAGCGGCTAAACTGACTGATGCAATAGATTTAGGAAAAGGTAAATTGGAAGGTAAAGTCGACTGACTAAATACACTATCCCCATTTTCCTGTTCTTTAACGTAGCGAGGTCTAATAATTCTGCGAACATACAAACGAGCTGGTTCACACTCCAATACTTCCGTAACATCTTCATCTACTTTACGCCAACCTGCTAAATCGTGATCAGGTTCAATAATTTCCTCTACACGCTCCAGGTTCTCTGGTAATGCTGTACGAACAGGTTTTTTCTTTTTTCTTGTGTGAGCAGGGACTGTAATTTCAGTGACCTCTGGCGTAGGTTCCTGTTTTTCTTCCTCAAAAATAGACAACTGATTTTTAGGTATATCAGTATAATTACGCTTTTCGGATTTAGCTCCGAAAAGCATATTCTGAAAACATGGCCACCTGTGCCTTTAATTGTGTGTTTTCTTCACTTAAAGAAGTGTTTGTTTGTTTCAGTGATGCTATTTTCTCATCTTTACTCACCTCTTATTTATAGCAATAATGATACTATAAACGCACTTTTTGACTTCTTTTTTCTAAACAAATGCCTTCTATTAACATCATAATTTGAGCAGAGGTTAAATGAATACTTTCGCACTGTCCAAAACCATCTGAAAGTTCAAATGTTCCCCTTTCTAAACGTTTATAATAAAGAGAAAATCCACCTATTTCAAAACGTAACAGTTTAATTTTATCTTTACTTCTATTGATGAAAACATAGATATCACCACTTACTACATTCATTTCCATCAAAGAAATCACGATATTACTTAAACCATTAAACCCTTTTCGCATATCAGTAAACTTGCTGTATAAATAGATATGATCTGTATTTCTTAAGGATAACATTAGAATAGATGAATCGCTTCTTTAAGAAGTTCAGTATTTGATAAATGAACTTTTACTCCGTTAGGGTATTCAATCGTAATTTTTTGATCGACAGGATTTGTTGGAGAAATGGGAATAAATTGAGCAGGTGAGCCCTCATTTTTTTTGTCACGAAACTTGGTTACCCAATAACTGAAAGTAGGTACTTTTATAGCGTGTAGTTCGCAATAACCTTTTTGAGTTAAACCACTTTCTTTCCATGCTTCTAGATGAGCGTACATTTCTTCTTTTCTTGACATAATTGTTGTGTTTGATTATGTCGTAAAATTAATGCGTGGGATTATAGGATGATAGATGGAGTTGCCCGACTGCTTACGGATGAGGTAATGGCAGAACAACGTCGTAAGGAAATCAATATGTATAAAAGTTATATTAAGGACGATGTATTTAAGAGCAGTTTGGTAGAGCAGATGATGAGGATTGTTGGGAGGGAGTAATAAAACAATGTAAACATTTCTAAAGAACTTTTTTTTCTGGTTTTTTTTTGTCTAATATATTTTTGAAAGTGAAATAGATTAGAAGAAGGCTCTTTAACTTATGATTGGTTTAAAGTGAGAACATATAAATTGTAAGTGTATTTTTTTTCTAATAGAATTGATTAATTCTGTAAAATCACATCAAATATATCCTAAACTAAATCAATTAATGGATTTTTTTAATATCAAAGCAAAAAAGGAAACTAAAAAATTATTTGATAAAGTGTCTGAATTGTATAATAATCAGGTTTCAATTATTCAAGAATTGTCAGAAGAGTTATTTAAAATTAGAAGTGAAACTGGAGGAACTGAGAAATTTAAAATCGAATGCGGTAGAAAACACTTTAACGCTATTGGTAGTGATATATCACTTGGCGTTGCTCATAACTTTGAGAAAGTGAAGGATATTGTGTTGGAGAATGAATAAAATATATGGAGGTGGGGTTTTAATTTATCCTATCTCCATATATGTTTAATAAGCGTTTGAATATTTTAAAAGTTTAGAACTATTAAATAGATCAGAAAAACTTTTATGAATAGTACTTTTTATCTCAAAATATTGAGGATTAGTATTAATTAAAGAGATGATTTTTTTTAAAAATTCATGAATGACAAAATTAAATCGAATATCATCATTAATTAATGTATGAGGTTTTGAGTCAACGGTGGTACCTAAGCCTTTTATCAGAGTATCTCCAGCTTGGTTATTTTTTAGAAGGAAATTAAAGCTGTTACCAAGTGAAAGGTAGAATGAATCTAGAATAACCATCCTATCATGAATGTTTTTACTTTTATCATTTATGAGCGATAAATTTATATTCAATTTTTGGTATTTGTTTTTCATGAAACTATCAATTTCTACTTGCCAGTCACTCATACAATTGTAGGAGTTGAAAGTCCCATTATATTTATAATTATAATCAAAACCTGAAATAATTATTAATTCTATATATTCTGAATTTTTATTCTCTAATTGTTTAGATAATATTTCATCTAAAAATGAAAATAAATTAAATTTAGAATGATTAAAGTTAGATTCAATTGTACTTAAATATCTTATCGGGTTATTAAAGCTTTGTACAAAAGATTTATAACCTATTGTTTCATTAAGGCAATACTGATCTGCAATTATAATTGTATTAGTTTTTTCGTTTAACTCTGTTATTTGTGACCAACAAAAAGTAGAATTGGAGTTTATTTTATATTCTTTGGTATTTTGATTCTTTTCTGACCAGCTTTTAATTGTATTCTGATCTATAAAATCAAAATCTAAAAATGAATCATGATTATTAATTCCTTTGGATTTTCCTGTTTTTTTCTCACTCAACAAATAGTATATTAAATCATATTTTTGATATTTATTAATTAATTCATCATCAAATTCAAGAGTTGTATAATTACTTAGAAAAGTAATTAAATGAGAAAATGAAGTAATTTGACTAATGTCAGTTGAAAATACTTGTTGAGGTATAGAAATTAAAGACTCTAAAAAGTCATCTTCTATATTAGAATGATAATGGTATTTTTTCATTTTAGTTTTTATTTCTATAATTCCCTGTAAAAAGACTTAATACTAAAGCTTTATTTTCATCTAAAAAACCTTCTCCAAATTCTTTATCTAATGAACCATCTTCAAGAATATTGATTTCATAGATTGAATCTTTTGAGTTTGCATTAAAGTAGTTTAAAGAAATATTTTGAGGATCAACATCTTTTTTGAGAACAAGATATTGAAGTCTTCTGATTAGGTACTCAGAATGTGTTTCAATGATAAATTTAATGTTATAATCTTTCATTGCATCAACAAAAAGATCAGCAAGTAAAGATTGTAATTTTGGATGTAAGTTTGCTTCTGGCTCCTCAATACAAATAACTTTTTCTTTATTTAGAATTATGTGAAGAAGTATTGGTATAAATTGAGAAATACCATATCCTAAATCAGCTAAAATTCTCTTTTGTTTGTCTTTTAATAAATAGATTTCTGTACCAGAATTATTTGAATCTCTGTTAATAACTAATTCATCAGCAATCTCAAATTCTTGTAGCCAAATATTAATAAAGTTATAATCCGAATCAGATATATTTTTAGCTTTAGAAAATTCTATTAATAATTTTGTAAAACTATTATTTTGACTCGAAGAATCATTATAAAATCTATCAATATTACCTCTTATAATATCAATAAACTTAAAGTTGCTTACAGTTGAAATGAAATTATTATTACTGGATAATAGAACATCAAATAATTTAGTAAAAGGATGATTATCATTTTTATTATTTATTTCACCATTGATTTCTGAAATAATATATGACATTAATCTCTCATGAGAAATGTTGTACTTAAATATTAAGTCTAAATCATCAATACCTTCAAATTTTTTATTTATGAGGGTATCATATATTTCTTGATATTTAGGTACTTTTATAAAGTTTTTATCTTCCTTTAGTAAGTCTTTTAAAAATTTTACTTCGTCGATATCATCATGTAAGCCATAAGGATACAGCTTATTAAATGCTTTTTGTGATGTAATTTGATTTTCTTGAAAATCAATATTTATATTAATATTCTTCTCTATTATTTCTTTCTCAATATTTTGCAGGTCAAATAATAAAGAATATACATTATTGTATTTTTCTAAAGCATCTTCGAATCTATAAATCTCTTCTTTTTTAAAAAAAGTAGAATGTTTACTGTTAGCAAAATCAATTCTTTCATTTTTATCCAAAATAAACTCATTTTGTTCATTAGTAAACTCATCTATTAATACATAAGGAATGATTTTATATTTGAAGGCTGTGAAGAGAGGTGAATATTTTTTGAAAGGTCTATATTTATGATTGAAAGATATTTTGAGGTTTTTAGTAAAAATTTCTTCTCCCGTTTTATCATCCAAGTAACTGTCAATAAATTTATTTTTCTCAGATGAAAATTTTAACGTTTTGCCTTCTCTATCTATAACTTTCCAATATTTTAGATAATCATCTAATGGACTTGTAATATAATCATGACCTTCAAAATTTTCATCAAAAGACCACCCTCTTTCATCAGCTAATTTTTTTCTTATTGACTTTTCCTTTTTTGTTAATACCTCCTTAAAAACAAGTTTTCTACTTATCTCATAAGCCCAGTGTTGATCTTGAGCATAACTATATACTTTATCAATTAATTTATAAACGTTGTTTGTATTTATTTTTATCTCGAAATAGGGTTCTGTTTTAATTTGTCCATGAAAAATATCAGAGTCATTAATATCTCCTTTAAGTATAATTTTACTATTGTTATTTAACAAAAATTGAATTATTTCATCTTGGGTCTTATTTTTGAAGTTTTCATTTATCCTTACCTGTAATAATAATTCTTTCGAACTGCAATTACTATCGTAAATACTGAATGATTGTAATATCCCATTATTTAGTTTGCTTTTATTATCTTTTGAATACTCCATCTTAAAAGATAAGTTCTCAAAGATTTCATGAAAAAAGTTAAAATTGAAATTAAAGGAATTAGGATTCTTAGAATTAGTAGAAATTACATTATTCATAGCTCCTAAAAAATGAGGAGTATAATCAAAGTTTGAGCTTAAAGAATAATCAAGCTCAGAGATTCTTGTAAAAAAATCGACATTATCTTTTTTTGAAATATTGTTATGTAATACTTTAAAAAGTTTAATAACACTACTTTTTCCACTACTATTTGTACCTGTTAATATGGATACACCGTTAAGTTTTAAATAGCCTTTATTTTTGAAAGTTCGAAAGTTTTCAATTTCAAAAGATTTCATTGCTTTAATTAGATATTTGTATGGGTAAACAAAAAATAAAAAGGTTAGGTATTACCCTAACCTTTTGAAGGAGATGAAAAAAGAGTCAACTCTTTTTTATAAAGCTTTCGAATAGATCTTTGAGATCTTCATCAACTTTTGATGAGTTTCCATAGTGCTTACCAGAAGCAACTGCGATCAAAACTGAGCTTACAGCTCCAAATACACCAACTAATGCGATAAAATGCATAAACTGAAAATTAAAGTGAGAAAAAAGAAAAATTATATATTCTTTCTCATAACTTTCTTGGTGTAATACAAAAATACATTTTTTTTATTTAAAACGAAATATTAGATAGGAATTATATAAGTTGTTCAATAGATGATCAGTTTGTATGTAACTATCTGATTATTAGAGTTAATTCAAATCCCGGTGGGGCTACTAGGTATTAAAATCAATACTCACTCATTTTATAAAAACAGTCTTTTTATTAGTGAAAAGGCTGTTTTTTGTTACATAATTTACATAAAGTCTGTGAAAATTGTTGTACATCTATTGTTCAGTCTGAAATTAGTGAACAACAGAAATAAATAATATTACCACAGAACATACTCTAACTTAAAGATAGATTTATCACTTTACATCTATTAGGAATTTATTTTGTTTAATGTGAAATATAAATTCAACTAAAGCAGTTTATATAATCAGAAGTTAGATGAATGCGCTTAGTAGATAAGTGATAAAAAAATTGAGAGAGTTAAGTTCATGAAACCTCGTTGGTGCTACCAACGAGGTTTTTTTTATGAGATCAATTTTAACCTATTATAAATCGATATAATTTTCTAAAAAGTAGGAACATAAAAAAAGGTGCCAATTAATATTGACACCTCTTAATGGTTTACTACAAATTTATTTTGCAATATAAATATCATTCTGATTGATATTTACTTTACTCTTATTAATAGGCATTGTGATTGTTACCTCATATTTCACATCGTAATCGTAGGCTTCTCTAGTACATTCGGATAAATTAATACCATACTCTTCTACTAAAGGTATATATGCTTTAGAAGCGGCAACTTCAGCATATTTTGCAAATTCAGGTTTACTAATAACTTTAATTGTCATGAGACCTTTTTTTGCATTATATGAGTAAGAATAAGCAACATCTGCCGTGTTATCTTTATTTATATCTTCTATTGTAGTTTCAGATATAAATGCATTATGATCTTTTAAATATTGGAGCTTTCCTACACCAGTTTCAATTGATTGTGCTTGAAGTGTTAAAAGTGTAGTGATAAATAGTAGAGATGATAAAATTAACTTTTTCATGATTTATAATTTTAATTGTTTTAAGTTAATTTACTCAACGACAGTATCTTGTAATTGAATGAGTTTGTTAGTATTAGTTATGTAAATAAATGAGAATGAGGGGAACTATTTTTATAAATATAGAAATTGGAGACACTAATTAGAGTTCACATCTATTAGTAATTTACTTTGTTTAATATGAAACAAAAATCAACTAAAGCAGTTTATATAATCAGAAGTTAGATGAATGCGCTTAGTAGATAAGTGATAAAAAAATTGAGAGAGTTAAGTTCATGAAACCTCGTTGGTACTGCCAACGAGGTTTTTTTATGCTATAATTTTAATCTATTATAAGTCAATATAATTTTCTAAAACAGAAAAAGGTGTGTTACCAAATTGAAGTATTTTTTCGTGAAATTTAATTAAAGAAAATCCGTCTTTCTTTGCCGCTTTTTCTTTCCATTCTAAAATTTTACCACCACCATATTTGTAGGTAACCACTTGTGCAGGCCATCTTTTCATTCTTGCAATTTCCCGTTGAGCAATTTGATCTTGATCAACAATATATTTTTGCCAGAATAGTAATGCTTCTTCATCAGTCCAATTGTAATAATTAAGGCCAACATCCATACTTACCCTTACCGATCTTATCAGATCCCATTCCCATTTGCCGAGTTCATCATAAATTGTTTTATAAGCACCAAGTGTTACTCCAAGCTCTTCAACATAAGCTGCATAGCCTTCTATAAAACCGTAATATTCAAACTTATTTTGTAATGCAGTTCTATCCGTTTTTTTCTCTAGATCTATTTGATAATGATGTCCAGGTATACCTTCATGAAGATAAATCCAAGCAATTTGTCTTTTGTTATATGGTGCATCAAAATAATTGTAATAAAATGTTTGTTGATTATCCATATAATACGCAGGAGCAATTGCCATTCGTTTAATTGTACCTTGCTTAATAATCAGGTTTGTAATTTTGTTTACATCAGGAAAGTAGAGTGGGGCAGTTGTATCAATTTCAATTTTGAGTCTCTCAAAAGCAAGTTGAATAGAATCTACATCAGTATAATAAAACTGAGGTAAATGAATGTATTCCTGAAAAGTACTACTGTCCATTCCAGATTGTATTTGAATGGATTTCATATTTCGTTTAACTCTATCAATTTCTTTTAAACCAAAGGCATAAATTTTATCTGGAGTAGCTTCTTTATCAACCCATTTTTTTAGAAAGTAGGTGTACCATTCTTTCCCGTTTTTTAAAGTGGATAAACCTTTTGTAGAAATACTATCAGTAGCTATAGTTTTCCATTGTTTTTCTAAACGTAATCGTTCAAGGTTTAAATCAGTTTCGTATCGAATTAAATCATAGTTTAATTTTTCTTTTGTTGATATGTTACGCACATCAATTGTGGACAACTGCTCTTTTATGTTGATAAAAAAATCATACTGAAGGAGAACAGAGTCTTCACTTTTTATAGACGCAATATTTTGTTGATAACTTAACTGTAACGGCGAAATATTAAGGCTATCATACTCTTTAATAAATTTTGATTTAAAATTGGTCCACTCATCTGTTTTTTGAGGAGTACACGATAGTATTAAGAAGCCAATAATTGTAATAAGTAAATTTTTCAAAAAAGTAGGTTTAAAGTATTAAGTAATATGCTTGTATTGTAGTAAAGAAGTGTTTTACCAAGTCGCAATTTTAAGAAAAGAATGCCTACTCTGCTAATACAAATTGGTAATAAGTATGATAAATCAAAAAGACAAGATTATATAAAAGTTATAGTCTAGTATTGAGTTAAATTAAAAATTAATGATACTAATTGCTTCATTCACGAATTAAAACCTTATAAATTTCCTCAGCAATCACCGTTGCACCTTTTGTAGACGGGTGTACACCATCCGGAAAGTCACTTTTCATGTTTTTAGTAACCTCATGAATTGGAATTATTTTAATATTTCTTTCTTTGGCTACCTTGATTAGAATAGGTATAATTTCTTCTTCAACAATCTGGTTTCGGATATCAAAAGTATTAGGATAGATCATTGGTGGAGTGGCTAAATAGATTTCTGGGTTACTTGCTAAAGACGCATAAGAAGTAATGAATGCATTTAAATCTTCTTCAAAGTAGGTTTTTCTTATATCCCATATCTGAGGTTTAGAATCATTTGTACCGAGCATTATCACTACTTTATTTGGTAGAAATATAGTATGCGATTGTTTAAATGCAGCTGTTACCCAGTAGCTATCATTTACACCTTTAGAGAGTGTTCTTCCGGAATTTCCAAAGTTATTTACTAGATAGTTATCCCCTAACCTATGTTGTAACTGAGTGGGATAACAATTAGCATAACGTTCGGGTATTCCGTGGCCATAAGTAATACTATTACCTACACATGCTACTCTTATTTTATCTTTCAAATTAAATTTTTCAGCACAACCGTTAAAGGGTACAATTGGTAATATAGTATCTCCATCTACTCTAATAGTTCTAAAACCTCCATTTGCACACGGCCCAAAAGCATACTCTCCAGTGTTCCAATCTGTACCGTTAAAGTATTTGTACTCGTATGTTTTATTAGTTTCTACTTCTAATGTAACCTCATAAATAGTACCCGTTGTATTTATAAGTTGAGTTTCTTTGAGCTTCCAATTATTAACATTCCCAGACAAATGTATGCCTTCTGTATGTACTTTCTCTCCAGTCATATCTACTCTAAAAGTGACTTTAGAAGCATAAGATGGGAGGGTGAAAAGTAATAGGATATAGAATAAATTTTTCATATTAAAATAAAAATACTTAATTATTTTGTAGAATGTATTACTAATTACTTCACTATTAGAAAAAAGAAAATAGTATATTAGAAGTAGATCAATCTAAAGAAAAATAATTTATCATAAAGATGATTAGAACTACCTACATTATAGTAAGCTTTATATTATTCCCAATATTTATTTTAGCGTATGATTATTTACCAGATCAGACGGTCGCTATCACAATTTTAATGACGCTTTTATTAATTGGTTGGTACGATGTTTTTCAGAAAAAAAATGCAATCCTTCGAGATTATCCTATTGTAGGTCATTTTAGATATATATTTAAAGCTATAGCCCCTGAGTTACAACAATATTTTATAGAAAGAAATACAGACGGAAAACCTTTCAATAAAAATGAGATCAGCTTGATAAAATCGAGATC includes:
- the tnpB gene encoding IS66 family insertion sequence element accessory protein TnpB (TnpB, as the term is used for proteins encoded by IS66 family insertion elements, is considered an accessory protein, since TnpC, encoded by a neighboring gene, is a DDE family transposase.) encodes the protein MLSLRNTDHIYLYSKFTDMRKGFNGLSNIVISLMEMNVVSGDIYVFINRSKDKIKLLRFEIGGFSLYYKRLERGTFELSDGFGQCESIHLTSAQIMMLIEGICLEKRSQKVRL
- the tnpC gene encoding IS66 family transposase is translated as MLFGAKSEKRNYTDIPKNQLSIFEEEKQEPTPEVTEITVPAHTRKKKKPVRTALPENLERVEEIIEPDHDLAGWRKVDEDVTEVLECEPARLYVRRIIRPRYVKEQENGDSVFSQSTLPSNLPFPKSIASVSLAAQMVISKFVDHIPIHRFIKQFERQDVYLKNATLIDLQKKVADKLTPLFEILSQKIMQSNYLQIDESTIKVMGTGKKGKAHQGYMWYYLDPKEKILSIHYANGRDRKYLKEHLGDFKGYAQTDSYKGYDYFENTTTITHLNCWAHARRYFFKAYKGGYKPASEVVNLIAKLTL
- a CDS encoding DUF885 domain-containing protein; the encoded protein is MKNLLITIIGFLILSCTPQKTDEWTNFKSKFIKEYDSLNISPLQLSYQQNIASIKSEDSVLLQYDFFINIKEQLSTIDVRNISTKEKLNYDLIRYETDLNLERLRLEKQWKTIATDSISTKGLSTLKNGKEWYTYFLKKWVDKEATPDKIYAFGLKEIDRVKRNMKSIQIQSGMDSSTFQEYIHLPQFYYTDVDSIQLAFERLKIEIDTTAPLYFPDVNKITNLIIKQGTIKRMAIAPAYYMDNQQTFYYNYFDAPYNKRQIAWIYLHEGIPGHHYQIDLEKKTDRTALQNKFEYYGFIEGYAAYVEELGVTLGAYKTIYDELGKWEWDLIRSVRVSMDVGLNYYNWTDEEALLFWQKYIVDQDQIAQREIARMKRWPAQVVTYKYGGGKILEWKEKAAKKDGFSLIKFHEKILQFGNTPFSVLENYIDL
- a CDS encoding DcaP family trimeric outer membrane transporter, translating into MSSLSMRIPSKLILLLFFCILSLFNNVHAQWIRAEVNHDVFMRDTYVNDSHVIMTLEKGHSLLALPIGGNDEYVRVWDYNSGKRGFVYGQYLTLYDSLQRVILKDTTAAGTLSRGGTTLHLENLNSEDVNIEMDQIPYSLQPYEEITLRLKKGYHGIWVSRDGAFPFWGGLNLADSAEYVLKVGSEEEVLTTDLEPIYSRSDTVKMEYHHVDTVNVTPKVKIDTARIVTNKHPQDLERAKSTIGIRGYIKLATIYDFNGLSDVDRFVPVEIPVGENRNTQDKGFYMGARQSRLGFSSNIKAKNGYLKIYVEGDFAGGATNKMYFRLRQAYAEYAYLTVGQTWTTFSNLEAIPLTVDREGPNSSVLIRQGMIRYEKKVGNSENEFGVALETPTVTFTDSVAVDQRQKFPDIASRYKVTFDKGHYQISGLFRVISYTDINTNNVSNTPGYGIMFSGKQYVQNKDNILYFQAVYGKGISRYVRAFRNYNMDAFVNTADNSIFIPKTAGGYLSLEHHWSNKFFSNITGGITWLQTAAWQAEDSYQRSYYGSFNSYWFAFDRMQLGAGYIYGVRRNKNGDSGYASRLQMYIRYDI
- a CDS encoding AAA family ATPase, producing MKSFEIENFRTFKNKGYLKLNGVSILTGTNSSGKSSVIKLFKVLHNNISKKDNVDFFTRISELDYSLSSNFDYTPHFLGAMNNVISTNSKNPNSFNFNFNFFHEIFENLSFKMEYSKDNKSKLNNGILQSFSIYDSNCSSKELLLQVRINENFKNKTQDEIIQFLLNNNSKIILKGDINDSDIFHGQIKTEPYFEIKINTNNVYKLIDKVYSYAQDQHWAYEISRKLVFKEVLTKKEKSIRKKLADERGWSFDENFEGHDYITSPLDDYLKYWKVIDREGKTLKFSSEKNKFIDSYLDDKTGEEIFTKNLKISFNHKYRPFKKYSPLFTAFKYKIIPYVLIDEFTNEQNEFILDKNERIDFANSKHSTFFKKEEIYRFEDALEKYNNVYSLLFDLQNIEKEIIEKNININIDFQENQITSQKAFNKLYPYGLHDDIDEVKFLKDLLKEDKNFIKVPKYQEIYDTLINKKFEGIDDLDLIFKYNISHERLMSYIISEINGEINNKNDNHPFTKLFDVLLSSNNNFISTVSNFKFIDIIRGNIDRFYNDSSSQNNSFTKLLIEFSKAKNISDSDYNFINIWLQEFEIADELVINRDSNNSGTEIYLLKDKQKRILADLGYGISQFIPILLHIILNKEKVICIEEPEANLHPKLQSLLADLFVDAMKDYNIKFIIETHSEYLIRRLQYLVLKKDVDPQNISLNYFNANSKDSIYEINILEDGSLDKEFGEGFLDENKALVLSLFTGNYRNKN
- a CDS encoding IS66 family transposase, which produces MEREKYAIPIINKLFEWAKEQRVLPKTDIGVAITYFLHHEKGLREYLKNGELLIDNNPIENKIRPLAIGRKNYMFAGNEQGASQIAMFYSFFATAKMNDVEPYK
- the tnpA gene encoding IS66 family insertion sequence element accessory protein TnpA, giving the protein MSRKEEMYAHLEAWKESGLTQKGYCELHAIKVPTFSYWVTKFRDKKNEGSPAQFIPISPTNPVDQKITIEYPNGVKVHLSNTELLKEAIHLF